A region from the Nocardioides coralli genome encodes:
- the rplU gene encoding 50S ribosomal protein L21, with the protein MYAIVRAGATQQKVAVGDVIEIDKVSTAVGETLTLPVVMAVDGETVTTDAKKLDKAAVTVEVLGATKGPKIVIQKYKNKTGYKKRQGHRQKYTQVKVTDISL; encoded by the coding sequence GTGTACGCGATCGTGCGCGCTGGCGCCACCCAGCAGAAGGTCGCTGTCGGCGACGTCATCGAGATCGACAAGGTCTCGACCGCCGTCGGCGAGACGCTGACCCTGCCCGTGGTGATGGCCGTGGACGGCGAGACGGTCACCACCGACGCCAAGAAGCTCGACAAGGCCGCGGTCACGGTCGAGGTCCTCGGCGCCACCAAGGGACCCAAGATCGTCATCCAGAAGTACAAGAACAAGACCGGGTACAAGAAGCGCCAGGGACACCGGCAGAAGTACACCCAGGTCAAGGTCACCGACATCTCCCTCTGA
- a CDS encoding methionine synthase, with protein sequence MTLATGIGSHPGEDDAAYAEAVRVVLGELPDLPYLPEVPGRGAAASMTGRAVAVTDDLAFDLQPAGWRLTDAAGRDQRRARSQLAQDLDRLEEQAQGYEGAFKTQLAGPWTLAATVERPRGDRVLADHGARRELAQALAEAVRRHLDDLRRRLPGVDRWVVQVDEPALGAVLAGRVPTASGFGKHRSVEPPAASEALRWVLEAISDAGAEPWVHCCAPGVPLDLLHGAGARGLAVDPATLGPADHDALAGALEAGVAVALGVVPTLTPVDDVTDRVLRWLEMVGLEPSEALVVSPGCGLAGASPEWATRALTVARTAAGRLG encoded by the coding sequence GTGACGCTGGCCACCGGGATCGGCTCCCACCCGGGCGAGGACGACGCGGCGTACGCCGAGGCGGTCCGGGTCGTGCTCGGCGAGCTGCCCGACCTGCCCTACCTGCCCGAGGTCCCCGGCCGCGGGGCGGCAGCCTCGATGACCGGCCGCGCGGTCGCCGTGACCGACGACCTCGCCTTCGACCTGCAGCCCGCCGGCTGGCGGCTGACCGACGCGGCGGGCCGTGACCAGCGGCGCGCCCGCAGCCAGCTGGCCCAGGACCTCGACCGGCTCGAGGAGCAGGCGCAGGGCTACGAGGGGGCGTTCAAGACCCAGCTGGCGGGCCCGTGGACCCTTGCCGCGACCGTGGAGCGTCCTCGGGGTGACCGCGTCCTGGCCGACCACGGCGCCCGTCGTGAGCTCGCCCAGGCCCTCGCCGAGGCCGTACGCCGCCACCTGGATGACCTCCGCCGGCGGCTGCCCGGCGTCGACCGGTGGGTGGTGCAGGTCGACGAGCCGGCCCTGGGCGCCGTGCTCGCGGGGCGGGTGCCGACCGCGTCCGGGTTCGGCAAGCACCGCTCCGTCGAGCCGCCTGCGGCGAGCGAGGCGCTCCGCTGGGTGCTCGAGGCGATCAGTGACGCCGGGGCCGAGCCGTGGGTGCACTGCTGCGCGCCGGGCGTCCCCCTGGACCTGCTGCACGGAGCCGGTGCCCGCGGGCTGGCGGTCGACCCCGCCACCCTCGGGCCGGCGGACCACGACGCACTCGCCGGGGCGCTGGAGGCGGGGGTCGCGGTGGCCCTCGGGGTCGTCCCGACCCTGACGCCGGTCGACGACGTCACCGACCGCGTGCTGCGCTGGCTGGAGATGGTCGGCCTCGAACCCTCCGAGGCACTGGTCGTCAGCCCCGGCTGCGGCCTCGCTGGGGCGTCGCCGGAGTGGGCGACCCGGGCGCTGACGGTGGCCCGGACCGCGGCCGGCCGGCTGGGGTGA
- a CDS encoding cysteine desulfurase family protein, with the protein MTETGSVYLDHAATTPMLPVAIEALTARLADVGNPSSLHASGRHARRIVEESRETIAQALDCRPGEVVFTSGGTEADNLALKGIYWSRRRADSRRTRILATAVEHHAVLDPLHWLAEHEGAEVELLPVDERGRLDEAAYRAAVERDPDSVALVSVMWANNEVGTMQPVSEVTAIAGPHGIPVHTDAVQAVGAVPVDFAASGVEAMTLTGHKLGGPYGVGALVVRREVDVTPLGHGGGQERDIRSGTLDTPGIAAFAAAVEAAVKEQPDHAERLRTLRDDLVRRVLAVVPDAHLHGPQLDVAGTERLPGNAHLGFPGCEGDSLLMLLDARGIECSTGSACSAGVPQPSHVLLAMGCDEEQARHSLRFSFGHTSTPADVDAVVAAIGPVVERARAAKRA; encoded by the coding sequence ATGACCGAGACCGGCTCCGTCTACCTCGACCACGCCGCCACGACGCCGATGCTGCCCGTGGCGATCGAGGCGCTGACGGCCCGGCTGGCCGACGTCGGCAACCCCAGCTCGCTGCACGCCTCCGGCCGCCACGCCCGGCGGATCGTGGAGGAGTCGCGAGAGACCATCGCGCAGGCGCTCGACTGCAGACCCGGAGAGGTCGTGTTCACCTCCGGCGGCACCGAGGCCGACAACCTCGCGCTCAAGGGGATCTACTGGTCCCGCCGCCGGGCCGACTCGCGCCGCACCCGGATCCTGGCCACGGCGGTCGAGCACCACGCGGTCCTGGACCCGCTGCACTGGCTCGCCGAGCACGAGGGGGCCGAGGTCGAGCTGTTGCCGGTCGACGAGCGCGGTCGGCTCGACGAGGCGGCCTACAGGGCGGCCGTGGAGCGTGACCCCGACAGCGTCGCCCTCGTGTCGGTCATGTGGGCCAACAACGAGGTCGGCACCATGCAGCCGGTCTCCGAGGTGACCGCCATCGCCGGCCCGCACGGCATCCCCGTCCACACCGACGCCGTCCAGGCGGTCGGGGCGGTCCCGGTCGACTTCGCCGCCTCGGGCGTCGAGGCGATGACGCTCACCGGCCACAAGCTCGGCGGCCCCTACGGCGTCGGCGCCCTCGTCGTACGCCGCGAGGTCGACGTGACGCCGCTGGGCCACGGCGGCGGTCAGGAGCGCGACATCCGCAGCGGCACCCTCGACACCCCCGGCATCGCGGCGTTCGCCGCGGCGGTCGAGGCCGCGGTCAAGGAGCAGCCCGACCACGCCGAGCGTCTTCGGACGCTCCGCGACGACCTGGTGCGGCGGGTGCTGGCGGTCGTGCCCGACGCCCACCTGCACGGGCCACAGCTCGACGTGGCCGGCACCGAGCGGCTGCCGGGCAACGCCCACCTCGGCTTCCCCGGCTGCGAGGGCGACTCGCTGCTGATGTTGCTCGACGCCCGCGGCATCGAGTGCTCGACCGGGTCGGCCTGCTCCGCCGGCGTACCCCAGCCCTCGCACGTGCTGCTCGCCATGGGCTGCGACGAGGAGCAGGCGCGACACTCGCTGCGGTTCTCCTTCGGCCACACCTCTACCCCGGCCGACGTGGACGCCGTCGTCGCCGCGATCGGGCCGGTCGTCGAACGGGCCAGGGCGGCGAAGCGCGCATGA
- the mnmA gene encoding tRNA 2-thiouridine(34) synthase MnmA encodes MRVVAAMSGGVDSAVAAARAVDAGHDVTGIHLALSRNPASYRSGARGCCTIEDSNDARRAADVIGIPFYVWDLSERFHDDVVEDFMDEYAAGRTPNPCLRCNEKIKFAAVLDRALGLGFDAVATGHYAQLRTGDDGLVEMHRAVDHGKDQSYVLGVLDQAQLRHSLFPLGGSTKPQVREEAARRGLLVADKPDSHDICFVADGDNTGWLAEKLGDRAPNRGGDIVDSATGEVLGQHAGTFGYTIGQRKGLRIGRPAPDGKPRFVLDIEPVSGTVTVGPRSELAVDRITGIRPRWCGTVPGRLEGTVQLRAHGDEHRAVVTVDDDHVAIELLDPAYGIAPGQAAVIYDGTRVVGSATISATARAEAGRA; translated from the coding sequence ATGAGGGTCGTCGCTGCCATGTCCGGCGGCGTCGACTCCGCGGTCGCCGCCGCCCGCGCCGTCGACGCCGGTCACGACGTCACCGGCATCCACCTCGCGCTGTCCCGCAACCCCGCCTCCTACCGCTCGGGCGCCCGGGGCTGCTGCACCATCGAGGACAGCAACGACGCCCGCCGCGCCGCCGACGTGATCGGGATCCCCTTCTACGTCTGGGACCTCTCCGAGCGGTTCCACGACGACGTGGTCGAGGACTTCATGGACGAGTACGCCGCCGGGCGGACGCCGAACCCGTGCCTGCGGTGCAACGAGAAGATCAAGTTCGCCGCCGTGCTCGACCGGGCCCTCGGCCTGGGCTTCGACGCCGTCGCCACCGGGCACTACGCCCAGCTGCGCACGGGCGACGACGGCCTGGTCGAGATGCACCGCGCCGTCGACCACGGCAAGGACCAGTCCTACGTGCTGGGCGTGCTCGACCAGGCGCAGCTTCGCCACTCGCTCTTCCCGCTGGGCGGCTCGACCAAGCCGCAGGTGCGGGAGGAGGCCGCCCGGCGTGGCCTGCTGGTCGCCGACAAGCCCGACAGCCACGACATCTGCTTCGTCGCCGACGGCGACAACACCGGCTGGCTGGCCGAGAAGCTGGGGGACCGGGCCCCCAACCGGGGTGGTGACATCGTCGACTCGGCCACCGGCGAGGTGCTGGGGCAGCACGCCGGCACGTTCGGTTACACCATCGGCCAGCGCAAGGGGCTGCGCATCGGGCGGCCCGCGCCGGACGGCAAGCCGCGGTTCGTCCTCGACATCGAGCCGGTCAGCGGCACGGTCACCGTCGGGCCACGCTCGGAGCTGGCGGTCGACCGGATCACCGGGATCCGTCCTCGCTGGTGCGGCACGGTGCCGGGTCGGCTCGAGGGCACGGTGCAGCTGCGGGCCCACGGGGACGAGCACCGGGCCGTGGTGACGGTCGACGACGACCACGTCGCGATCGAGCTCCTCGACCCGGCGTACGGCATCGCGCCGGGCCAGGCTGCCGTGATCTACGACGGGACCCGCGTGGTCGGCTCGGCCACCATCAGCGCCACCGCCCGCGCCGAGGCGGGCCGCGCGTGA
- a CDS encoding alpha/beta fold hydrolase, which yields MTDHSPSMTRHPAPGTTRGVVLMLHGGKARGHTIVDNRSASWRRSAAMARSIAGTAGEAGAAVWLLRYRHRGWNGGHGPVEDARWALDQVRAEHGEVPTVLLGHSMGARTSIHVADHPLVRGVVALAPWFTDAEPVGALAGKRLVAAHGSRDRITSARATRAFVQRVRSAGADAAYVDMGPVGHYMLRRVSAWNDVAVGRSLELLDSR from the coding sequence GTGACCGACCACTCCCCCTCGATGACCCGCCACCCCGCGCCGGGCACCACCCGCGGCGTCGTCCTGATGCTGCACGGCGGCAAGGCCCGTGGTCACACCATCGTCGACAACCGCAGCGCCTCCTGGCGCCGGTCGGCCGCGATGGCCCGGTCGATCGCGGGCACCGCCGGGGAGGCAGGCGCCGCGGTGTGGCTGCTGCGTTACCGGCACCGCGGCTGGAACGGCGGCCACGGCCCGGTCGAGGACGCGCGATGGGCGCTGGACCAGGTGCGCGCCGAGCACGGCGAGGTCCCCACGGTCCTGCTGGGCCACTCGATGGGCGCCCGGACCTCCATCCACGTGGCCGACCACCCCCTGGTCCGCGGCGTGGTCGCGCTCGCGCCGTGGTTCACCGACGCGGAACCCGTCGGGGCCCTGGCCGGCAAGCGCCTGGTCGCGGCCCACGGCAGCCGCGACCGGATCACCTCGGCGCGGGCGACCCGGGCCTTCGTCCAGCGGGTGCGGAGCGCGGGCGCCGACGCGGCGTACGTCGACATGGGCCCGGTCGGGCACTACATGCTGCGTCGGGTCTCGGCGTGGAACGACGTGGCCGTGGGCCGGTCGCTGGAGCTCCTCGACAGCCGCTGA
- the obgE gene encoding GTPase ObgE, which yields MAVPSFIDRVTLHVAAGRGGNGVASVHREKFKPLGGPDGGNGGPGGSVILRVERDVTTLVDYHHSPKRRAEHGGHGAGGHRNGAHGHDLVLPVPDGTVVRDPGGTVLADLVGPGTELVVAAGGRGGLGNAALASSKRKAPGFALLGEPGDELDIVLELKVVADIGLVGFPSAGKSSLVAAMSRARPKIADYPFTTLVPNLGVVTAGDTTFTVADVPGLIEGASEGRGLGHDFLRHIERCAALVHVIDTATLEPGRNPVDDLDVIENELARYGGLEDRPRLVALNKADVPDGREIAAMVADELDARDLRVFVVSAASGEGLRELTFAMAGIVEAARAAEPEVEATRIVLRPPSADGADTFTVKETGEGWRVRGEKPERWVRQTDFSNDEAVGFLADRLNRLGVEARLLELGAVEGDTVLIGHPDDAVVFDFRPGLDAGAENLARRGEDSRFDEQRPAARRRRDIQAGMDDRGEGETRADVARRLRRGSGGDAGEDTGDAAYGPTSYEIGGADDPDWAESDPEA from the coding sequence ATGGCTGTCCCGTCCTTCATCGACCGGGTGACGCTGCACGTCGCCGCCGGGCGGGGTGGCAACGGCGTGGCTTCGGTCCACCGTGAGAAGTTCAAGCCGCTCGGCGGGCCGGACGGTGGCAACGGTGGCCCGGGCGGGTCGGTGATCCTCCGTGTGGAGCGCGACGTCACCACCCTCGTCGACTACCACCACAGCCCGAAGCGGCGCGCCGAGCACGGCGGGCACGGCGCGGGCGGCCACCGCAACGGCGCCCACGGCCACGACCTGGTGCTGCCGGTCCCGGACGGCACTGTGGTCCGCGACCCGGGCGGCACGGTGCTGGCCGACCTCGTCGGCCCCGGGACCGAGCTGGTGGTCGCGGCGGGCGGCCGCGGCGGGCTGGGCAACGCGGCCCTGGCCTCCTCCAAGCGGAAGGCGCCCGGCTTCGCCCTCCTGGGCGAGCCCGGCGACGAGCTCGACATCGTGCTCGAGCTCAAGGTCGTCGCCGACATCGGGCTCGTCGGCTTCCCGAGCGCCGGCAAGTCCAGCCTGGTCGCGGCGATGTCACGGGCGCGTCCCAAGATCGCGGACTACCCGTTCACCACCCTGGTACCCAATCTGGGCGTGGTGACGGCGGGCGACACCACGTTCACGGTGGCCGACGTCCCCGGGCTCATCGAGGGTGCCAGCGAGGGCCGCGGACTCGGCCACGACTTCCTGCGCCACATCGAGCGGTGCGCCGCCCTGGTCCACGTGATCGACACCGCGACGCTCGAGCCAGGCCGCAACCCGGTCGACGACCTCGACGTGATCGAGAACGAGCTCGCCCGCTACGGAGGGCTGGAGGACCGACCCCGGCTGGTCGCCCTCAACAAGGCGGACGTCCCCGACGGGCGGGAGATCGCCGCGATGGTCGCCGACGAGCTCGACGCCAGGGACCTGCGCGTCTTCGTGGTCTCGGCGGCCTCGGGGGAGGGGCTGCGCGAGCTCACCTTCGCGATGGCCGGCATCGTCGAGGCGGCGCGGGCGGCCGAGCCGGAGGTGGAGGCGACCCGGATCGTGCTGCGGCCGCCCAGCGCCGACGGAGCCGACACCTTCACCGTGAAGGAGACCGGGGAAGGCTGGCGGGTGCGGGGGGAGAAGCCCGAGCGCTGGGTCCGGCAGACCGACTTCAGCAACGACGAGGCCGTGGGCTTCCTCGCCGACCGGCTCAACCGGCTCGGGGTGGAGGCACGGCTGCTCGAGCTGGGCGCCGTCGAGGGCGACACGGTCCTCATCGGTCACCCGGACGACGCGGTCGTCTTCGACTTCCGGCCGGGCCTCGACGCCGGGGCGGAGAACCTCGCCCGCCGGGGCGAGGACTCCCGCTTCGACGAGCAGCGGCCCGCCGCGCGCCGACGCCGCGACATCCAGGCCGGGATGGACGACCGCGGTGAGGGAGAGACCCGGGCCGACGTGGCGCGCAGGCTGCGACGTGGCTCGGGCGGAGACGCCGGCGAGGACACCGGCGACGCGGCGTACGGGCCGACGTCCTACGAGATCGGCGGCGCCGACGACCCCGACTGGGCCGAGTCGGACCCCGAGGCATGA
- the proB gene encoding glutamate 5-kinase translates to MTTRPEVTSARRVVVKIGSSSLTTAAGGIDPERVRRLVDVLAASRSAGREVVLVSSGAIAAGLAPLGLARRPRALPAQQAAASVGQGLLVHRYTEELARHGVTTGQVLLTVDDVTRRSHYRNAYQTFAKLLELGVLPIVNENDTVATSEIRFGDNDRLAALVAHLVHADLLVLLSDVDGLYDGNPTRPGTSLVTEVPAGDDLSWVRIGRTGAAGLGSGGMQTKVDAARIAGGAGIPVVLTSADQAAAALAGEPVGTLFHPTGRRRPTRLLWLAHATEPKGSVRIDDGAVRAVTQRRASLLAAGVTGAEGVFVAGDPVDLVAPDGTPVARGLVNFDAEEVPALLGKSSHQLREELGSAYEREVVHRDDLVLL, encoded by the coding sequence ATGACGACCCGCCCCGAGGTCACCTCCGCCCGGCGGGTGGTGGTGAAGATCGGCTCCTCGTCGCTCACCACCGCCGCCGGCGGCATCGACCCGGAGCGCGTACGACGGCTCGTGGACGTGCTGGCGGCGAGCCGGTCCGCCGGGCGCGAGGTGGTGCTCGTCTCATCCGGCGCGATCGCGGCCGGCCTCGCACCCCTCGGACTGGCCCGCCGGCCCCGGGCGCTGCCGGCGCAGCAGGCGGCGGCGTCGGTGGGGCAGGGGCTCCTGGTGCACCGCTACACCGAGGAGCTGGCCCGACACGGCGTCACGACCGGGCAGGTGCTGCTGACCGTCGACGACGTGACCCGGCGCTCCCACTACCGCAACGCCTACCAGACCTTCGCCAAGCTCCTCGAGCTCGGCGTGCTGCCGATCGTCAACGAGAACGACACGGTCGCGACCTCCGAGATCCGCTTCGGTGACAACGACCGGCTGGCGGCACTGGTGGCCCACCTGGTGCACGCGGACCTCCTGGTGCTGCTCAGCGACGTCGACGGCCTCTACGACGGCAACCCGACCCGACCCGGGACCAGCCTGGTCACCGAGGTGCCCGCCGGTGACGACCTCTCCTGGGTCCGGATCGGCAGGACCGGGGCCGCCGGCCTCGGCAGCGGGGGCATGCAGACCAAGGTCGACGCCGCCCGGATCGCGGGTGGAGCGGGCATCCCCGTCGTGCTGACCTCCGCGGACCAGGCGGCGGCCGCCCTGGCCGGCGAACCGGTCGGCACCCTGTTCCACCCCACCGGGAGACGGCGGCCCACCCGGCTGCTGTGGCTCGCCCACGCGACCGAGCCGAAGGGCTCCGTGAGGATCGACGACGGCGCAGTGCGGGCGGTGACCCAGCGGCGCGCCTCGCTGCTGGCCGCCGGTGTCACGGGGGCCGAGGGGGTGTTCGTGGCCGGTGACCCCGTCGACCTCGTCGCGCCCGACGGCACCCCGGTCGCCCGGGGGCTCGTCAACTTCGACGCCGAGGAGGTGCCGGCGCTGCTGGGCAAGTCCTCCCACCAGCTCAGGGAAGAGCTCGGGTCCGCCTACGAGCGCGAGGTCGTGCACCGCGACGACCTGGTGCTGCTGTAG
- a CDS encoding CocE/NonD family hydrolase yields MRPTRIVALLLGALVTALLTTAPGGAAPGAAAEGTESYEVHYVPTVGDAVIRVEVWRDTAHDAAGQPVLLTYSPYNSIGEPDPARDSLGRDYVPRGYARAVADVIGTRGSTGCWDYGGRAEQQSGVDVVKWLADRGWSNGRVGMIGGSYNGTTASMVAARGRDVPELKAIVPIAAISRWYGYAYGNGVRYLLNSEQPTDEGFDTPLAFDLGFGKTVAADPMGQTFADTVRARAAECGTVEHTEAGYDRNPDYDGFWRERDYRRHADDFRAAVLLAHGWQDFNVKQEEGTELWRDIPVDRPGTARTEGVPFKLMYLTQGKHSGGTNGPQWDSLLQRFLDHTLLGRQTGIRSEGPVITQGETSEGVTDFRTLADYPAPATRPTRLWLRPDGTLAGSPSGQQHVASYLETGTSTEEATPGLLYRSQPADARTRVVGSPVLDARLRVSAETMHLTPVLYDEAPDGSRKVVARGFQHLDYRKSLRTADPAPGKWVRARVQLLPVDYTLATGHRFVLAVQSSNTVWAVPGNPGTVEVRDGRKGSSLRLPTL; encoded by the coding sequence ATGAGGCCCACTCGGATCGTCGCGCTGCTGCTCGGAGCGCTCGTCACCGCCCTGCTCACCACCGCCCCCGGGGGTGCCGCCCCCGGCGCCGCTGCCGAGGGCACCGAGAGCTACGAGGTGCACTACGTGCCCACCGTGGGTGACGCGGTGATCCGCGTCGAGGTGTGGCGCGACACCGCCCACGACGCCGCCGGGCAGCCGGTGCTGCTGACGTACTCGCCCTACAACTCCATCGGCGAGCCCGACCCCGCTCGCGACTCGCTGGGTCGCGACTACGTCCCGCGGGGCTACGCGCGGGCGGTGGCCGACGTGATCGGCACCCGCGGCTCGACCGGGTGCTGGGACTACGGCGGCCGGGCGGAGCAGCAGTCGGGTGTCGACGTCGTGAAGTGGCTCGCCGACCGGGGCTGGTCCAACGGTCGCGTGGGCATGATCGGCGGCTCCTACAACGGCACCACCGCCTCGATGGTCGCGGCGCGCGGCCGCGACGTGCCCGAGCTCAAGGCCATCGTCCCGATCGCGGCGATCAGCCGCTGGTACGGCTACGCCTACGGCAACGGGGTCCGCTACCTCCTCAACTCCGAGCAGCCGACCGACGAGGGCTTCGACACTCCCCTCGCCTTCGACCTGGGCTTCGGCAAGACCGTGGCTGCCGACCCGATGGGACAGACCTTCGCCGACACCGTGCGGGCCCGGGCCGCGGAGTGCGGCACGGTGGAGCACACCGAGGCCGGCTACGACCGCAACCCCGACTACGACGGCTTCTGGCGCGAGCGCGACTACCGCCGCCACGCCGACGACTTCCGCGCGGCAGTGCTGCTCGCCCACGGCTGGCAGGACTTCAACGTCAAGCAGGAGGAGGGGACCGAGCTGTGGCGCGACATCCCTGTCGACCGGCCCGGCACCGCCCGCACCGAGGGTGTCCCCTTCAAGCTGATGTACCTCACCCAGGGCAAGCACAGCGGCGGCACGAACGGCCCGCAGTGGGACTCGTTGCTGCAGCGGTTCCTCGACCACACGCTGCTCGGCCGGCAGACCGGCATCCGCTCGGAAGGGCCGGTGATCACCCAGGGCGAGACCTCCGAGGGGGTCACCGACTTCCGGACGCTGGCCGACTACCCCGCCCCGGCAACCCGTCCGACGCGGCTGTGGCTGCGGCCCGACGGCACCCTGGCCGGATCTCCATCCGGGCAGCAGCACGTCGCGTCGTACCTCGAGACGGGCACCTCGACCGAGGAGGCGACCCCGGGCCTGCTCTACCGGTCCCAGCCGGCGGACGCGCGGACCCGGGTCGTCGGCTCCCCCGTGCTCGACGCCCGCCTGCGCGTTTCCGCGGAGACGATGCACCTGACCCCCGTGCTCTACGACGAGGCGCCGGACGGGTCGCGGAAGGTGGTCGCCCGCGGCTTCCAGCACCTCGACTACCGCAAGAGCCTGCGCACGGCCGACCCGGCCCCGGGCAAGTGGGTGAGGGCGCGCGTGCAGCTGCTGCCGGTCGACTACACCCTCGCCACCGGCCACCGGTTCGTGCTTGCCGTGCAGAGCTCCAACACCGTCTGGGCGGTCCCGGGCAACCCCGGCACCGTCGAGGTCCGTGACGGTCGGAAGGGGTCGTCGCTGCGGCTGCCGACCCTCTGA
- the rpmA gene encoding 50S ribosomal protein L27: protein MAHKKGAASTKNGRDSNSQRLGVKRFGGQVVNAGEIIVRQRGTHFHPGSGVGRGGDDTLFALVGGAVEFGRKRGRKVVNIVPAE, encoded by the coding sequence ATGGCACACAAGAAGGGTGCGGCCTCGACCAAGAACGGTCGCGACTCCAACTCCCAGCGCCTCGGCGTCAAGCGCTTCGGCGGCCAGGTCGTCAACGCCGGCGAGATCATCGTCCGCCAGCGCGGAACCCACTTCCACCCGGGCTCTGGCGTCGGTCGCGGTGGCGACGACACCCTCTTCGCGCTCGTCGGCGGTGCGGTCGAGTTCGGCCGCAAGCGCGGCCGCAAGGTCGTCAACATCGTCCCGGCGGAGTGA